The following are from one region of the Salvia hispanica cultivar TCC Black 2014 chromosome 1, UniMelb_Shisp_WGS_1.0, whole genome shotgun sequence genome:
- the LOC125207136 gene encoding ethylene-responsive transcription factor ERF008-like yields the protein MDGGGGSGAPRVSSRRRSEKPYKGIRMRKWGKWVAEIREPNKRSRIWLGSYSTAVAAARAYDTAVYYLRGPTAKLNFPDQIAAIGGALNDLSAASIRKKAAEVGARVDAAANPQSLKPCWFHEEIDLNKQPEPEDSELDYYSS from the coding sequence AtggacggcggcggcggcagcggAGCACCGAGAGTCTCGAGCCGGCGGCGGAGCGAGAAGCCGTATAAAGGCATCCGGATGCGCAAGTGGGGGAAGTGGGTGGCCGAGATAAGGGAGCCCAACAAGCGATCTAGAATCTGGCTCGGCTCCTACTccaccgccgtcgccgccgcgcGCGCCTACGACACCGCCGTCTACTACCTCCGTGGCCCCACCGCTAAACTTAACTTCCCCGACCAAATCGCCGCGATCGGCGGCGCCCTCAACGACCTCTCCGCCGCCTCAATAAGGAAGAAGGCGGCCGAGGTCGGCGCCAGAGTCGACGCCGCCGCCAATCCTCAGTCGCTGAAACCGTGTTGGTTTCATGAAGAGATCGATCTGAACAAGCAGCCCGAACCCGAAGACTCCGAGCTTGACTACTATAGCTCATAG
- the LOC125195450 gene encoding 3-ketoacyl-CoA synthase 7 has translation MSITSADTSWANNISPVAAFSEYGVAIAIAIALLLLVYFFSSSKTRPIYLIDSCCYLPPPNLRATASNYIEHFEVCGAHEREGIDFQTKMIKRSGIGCEACLPISVHQIPPDKSLSCTQEETETVLFTVVKELLSKQSINPKSIDILVTNCSIFCPTPSITAMIINKFGLRSNIKSVSLSGMGCSAGLVAIGLAKDLLRVQGNSLALVLSMEAVTPSGYDGSIRSMLLANTLFRMGGAAVLLSNKKQDRLRAKYKLRYLLRTHMGSDDQSYHSVIQKEDGAGSVEQLLYGWSVVQNAATKREVYVPNFKKAFEHFCIHAGGKAIIDAVEERLRLKKEDGEASRMTLHRFGNTSSSSVWYELSYLEAKGRIRKGDRVWQIAFGSGFKCNSAVWECISELDHNIQNAWSSSIHMYPIQIPDVIDH, from the exons ATGTCTATTACCTCTGCAGATACAAGTTGGGCCAACAATATCTCTCCCGTCGCTGCCTTCTCTGAATATGGAGTGGCTATTGCTATCGCCATCGCCTTGCTGTTACTTGTATACTTCTTTTCTTCCTCCAAAACCCGTCCTATTTACCTAATAGACTCCTGCTGCTACCTACCACCTCCTAATCTTCGTGCCACAGCATCTAACTACATAGAACACTTTGAAGTATGTGGTGCTCATGAGAGAGAAGGTATCGACTTCCAAACCAAGATGATCAAAAGATCAGGTATTGGTTGTGAGGCATGTCTTCCTATTTCAGTACATCAAATCCCACCTGATAAATCTCTCAGCTGCACCCAAGAAGAGACGGAAACAGTTCTTTTCACGGTTGTGAAAGAGCTCCTCAGCAAGCAAAGTATCAACCCGAAAAGCATCGACATTCTAGTAACCAACTGTAGCATATTTTGCCCCACACCATCCATTACAGCTATGATCATAAACAAGTTTGGGCTGAGAAGCAATATCAAGAGTGTGAGCCTCAGTGGAATGGGATGCAGTGCTGGCCTAGTGGCCATTGGTTTAGCGAAAGATCTTTTGAGAGTACAAGGCAACTCGCTGGCTCTGGTTCTCAGCATGGAAGCAGTGACCCCTAGCGGATATGATGGTAGCATCAGGTCCATGCTTTTAGCCAACACGCTTTTTCGTATGGGAGGCGCTGCTGTCTTGTTGTCGAACAAGAAGCAGGACAGGTTGAGAGCCAAATACAAACTTCGCTATCTCTTACGAACACATATGGGGTCAGATGATCAGTCATACCACTCAGTCATCCAGAAGGAAGATGGAGCAGGCTCTGTAG AGCAGCTTCTGTATGGATGGTCAGTCGTTCAGAATGCAGCAACAAAGCGGGAAGTATACGTACCAAACTTCAAGAAGGCGTTTGAGCATTTCTGCATACATGCAGGTGGAAAGGCAATCATTGATGCGGTGGAGGAAAGGCTAAGGCTGAAAAAAGAAGACGGAGAAGCATCCAGGATGACGCTCCACAGATTCGGCAacacttcatcttcttctgtTTGGTACGAGTTGAGCTATCTGGAGGCGAAAGGCAGGATTAGAAAGGGTGACCGGGTGTGGCAGATTGCATTTGGTAGTGGCTTCAAATGCAATAGCGCAGTTTGGGAATGCATATCCGAACTCGATCATAACATCCAAAATGCTTGGTCGAGTAGCATACATATGTACCCAATTCAGATCCCTGATGTAATAGATCACTAA